One genomic window of Arachis hypogaea cultivar Tifrunner chromosome 8, arahy.Tifrunner.gnm2.J5K5, whole genome shotgun sequence includes the following:
- the LOC112707335 gene encoding universal stress protein PHOS34 isoform X1, with product MQHNQNVDIDPQLPEIKIHHPSAAVAASTPTPTAGARRKIGVAVDLSDESAHAVRWAVHHYIRPGDAVVLLHVSPTNVLFGADWGSIDLSINTDPVSEEEAVAAANHGGGDNRRKLEDDFDAFTASKAADLARPLREAQIPYKIHIVKDHDMKERLCLEVERLGLSAVIMGSRGFGAVRRGSDGKLGSVSDYCVHHCVCPVVVVRYPDDKDAEVAGSAAAGGGAPAAVAVVKEGEAVIKPVPHEHKKECII from the exons atgcagcACAACCAAAATGTCGATATTGACCCTCAGCTCCCCGAAATCAAAATCCACCACCCTTCCGCCGCAGTCGCCGCATCCACCCCCACGCCCACTGCTGGCGCCCGCCGCAAGATCGGCGTAGCAGTCGACCTCTCCGATGAGAGCGCCCACGCCGTTCGCTGGGCGGTCCACCACTACATCCGCCCTGGAGACGCGGTCGTGCTCCTCCACGTCAGCCCTACCAACGTCCTATTCGGCGCCGATTGGGGCTCCATCGACCTCTCAATCAACACTGATCCCGTCTCCGAGGAGGAGGCCGTCGCTGCCGCTAACCATGGCGGCGGAGACAATCGTCGGAAGCTGGAGGACGACTTCGACGCGTTCACGGCGTCGAAGGCGGCGGATCTGGCTCGACCGCTTAGAGAGGCGCAGATTCCTTACAAGATACACATTGTGAAGGATCATGACATGAAGGAGAGGCTGTGTCTCGAGGTTGAGCGGTTAGGGCTCAGCGCCGTCATCATGGGAAGCAGGGGATTTGGCGCCGTCAGACGCGGCAGCGACGGGAAGCTCGGCAGCGTCAGTGATTATTGTGTTCATCACTGCGTCTGTCCCGTTGTGGTTGTACGGTATCCCGATGATAAGGACGCTGAGGTTGCTGGTAGCGCTGCTGCTGGAGGCGGTGCTCCTGCTGCAGTCGCGGTGGTCAAGGAAGGCGAGGCGGTGATCAAGCCGGTTCCGCATGAACATAAAAAAG AATGTATCATCTGA
- the LOC112707335 gene encoding universal stress protein PHOS34 isoform X2, with protein MQHNQNVDIDPQLPEIKIHHPSAAVAASTPTPTAGARRKIGVAVDLSDESAHAVRWAVHHYIRPGDAVVLLHVSPTNVLFGADWGSIDLSINTDPVSEEEAVAAANHGGGDNRRKLEDDFDAFTASKAADLARPLREAQIPYKIHIVKDHDMKERLCLEVERLGLSAVIMGSRGFGAVRRGSDGKLGSVSDYCVHHCVCPVVVVRYPDDKDAEVAGSAAAGGGAPAAVAVVKEGEAVIKPVPHEHKKED; from the exons atgcagcACAACCAAAATGTCGATATTGACCCTCAGCTCCCCGAAATCAAAATCCACCACCCTTCCGCCGCAGTCGCCGCATCCACCCCCACGCCCACTGCTGGCGCCCGCCGCAAGATCGGCGTAGCAGTCGACCTCTCCGATGAGAGCGCCCACGCCGTTCGCTGGGCGGTCCACCACTACATCCGCCCTGGAGACGCGGTCGTGCTCCTCCACGTCAGCCCTACCAACGTCCTATTCGGCGCCGATTGGGGCTCCATCGACCTCTCAATCAACACTGATCCCGTCTCCGAGGAGGAGGCCGTCGCTGCCGCTAACCATGGCGGCGGAGACAATCGTCGGAAGCTGGAGGACGACTTCGACGCGTTCACGGCGTCGAAGGCGGCGGATCTGGCTCGACCGCTTAGAGAGGCGCAGATTCCTTACAAGATACACATTGTGAAGGATCATGACATGAAGGAGAGGCTGTGTCTCGAGGTTGAGCGGTTAGGGCTCAGCGCCGTCATCATGGGAAGCAGGGGATTTGGCGCCGTCAGACGCGGCAGCGACGGGAAGCTCGGCAGCGTCAGTGATTATTGTGTTCATCACTGCGTCTGTCCCGTTGTGGTTGTACGGTATCCCGATGATAAGGACGCTGAGGTTGCTGGTAGCGCTGCTGCTGGAGGCGGTGCTCCTGCTGCAGTCGCGGTGGTCAAGGAAGGCGAGGCGGTGATCAAGCCGGTTCCGCATGAACATAAAAAAG AGGATTAG